In one Streptomyces venezuelae genomic region, the following are encoded:
- a CDS encoding inositol monophosphatase family protein produces MIEEFLTHGVRDVEEALRKAAAAEVTPRFRQLAEGDVVEKSGPHDMVTVADRRAEEQLTADLAALLPGSVVVGEEAVHADPSKYEAIRGEAPVWIVDPVDGTRQFVNGNPGFCMLVALAVGGEVQASWTYAPMLDEMAVAVRGQGAWLNGRRLVAGAPAPGADVEVATSHPDFTTEEQKQALLGLVTDGVRPRPCGSAGLEYLAIARGELDAIAFSWELAWDHAAGLLLVAEAGGADLTLTGEPFRIGGGNALPFTAARDAATARRIAGLLAAGG; encoded by the coding sequence ATGATCGAAGAGTTTTTGACGCACGGGGTACGCGACGTCGAGGAGGCCCTCCGGAAGGCCGCCGCCGCGGAGGTCACCCCCCGCTTCCGGCAGCTCGCCGAGGGCGACGTCGTGGAGAAGAGCGGCCCGCACGACATGGTGACCGTCGCCGACCGCCGGGCGGAGGAGCAGCTGACCGCCGACCTCGCCGCCCTGCTCCCCGGCTCGGTCGTCGTGGGCGAGGAAGCGGTGCACGCCGACCCGTCGAAGTACGAGGCGATACGCGGAGAGGCGCCCGTCTGGATCGTCGACCCCGTGGACGGAACCCGGCAGTTCGTGAACGGGAACCCGGGGTTCTGCATGCTGGTCGCCCTCGCGGTGGGCGGCGAGGTCCAGGCCTCGTGGACGTACGCACCGATGCTGGACGAGATGGCTGTCGCGGTCCGCGGTCAGGGCGCGTGGCTGAACGGGCGGCGGCTGGTGGCCGGTGCGCCCGCGCCCGGCGCGGACGTGGAGGTGGCGACCTCGCACCCGGACTTCACCACGGAGGAGCAGAAGCAGGCGCTGCTGGGTCTCGTGACCGACGGCGTGCGCCCGCGGCCCTGCGGATCCGCGGGCCTCGAGTACCTCGCCATCGCCCGGGGCGAGCTGGACGCCATCGCCTTCTCGTGGGAGCTCGCCTGGGACCACGCCGCGGGCCTGCTGCTCGTGGCGGAGGCCGGCGGCGCCGACCTGACGCTCACGGGGGAGCCGTTCCGGATAGGCGGGGGCAACGCCCTGCCGTTCACCGCGGCCCGCGACGCCGCCACGGCCCGCCGGATCGCGGGGCTCCTCGCGGCCGGCGGCTGA
- a CDS encoding SDR family NAD(P)-dependent oxidoreductase yields MEISGARVLVVGATGVLGGLIACALAERGARPALAGRNPVRLAALARDLGGPPARCFEACDLDQCSTLGPWAERALSGLDGVLVTVGAAAFGAVEDVSNALAGHLLTVNALCPMAVLRGAAPLVADKGFVLAMTGGVPERARTDATVDVPVPVEHPGRPHGPAQTDHIAGTADYTASKEALSGWLGVLSEELAPRSVKVLDIRSPHLDTGFTERPLAGQALALPPGADALKAVHCLMDSIAAA; encoded by the coding sequence ATGGAAATCTCGGGTGCCCGCGTCCTCGTGGTCGGAGCCACCGGCGTGCTGGGCGGCCTCATCGCGTGCGCGCTGGCGGAGCGCGGCGCGCGGCCGGCGCTCGCCGGACGCAACCCCGTGCGTCTCGCCGCGCTGGCACGCGACCTCGGGGGCCCGCCCGCCCGGTGCTTCGAGGCGTGCGACCTGGACCAGTGCTCCACGCTCGGGCCGTGGGCGGAGCGGGCGCTGTCGGGCCTGGACGGGGTGCTCGTGACGGTCGGGGCGGCGGCCTTCGGCGCGGTGGAGGACGTGTCGAACGCGCTGGCGGGGCATCTCCTGACGGTCAACGCGCTGTGTCCCATGGCGGTGTTGCGGGGCGCTGCACCGTTGGTCGCGGACAAGGGGTTCGTGCTGGCGATGACGGGAGGAGTGCCCGAGCGGGCTCGTACGGACGCCACCGTCGACGTACCGGTGCCCGTGGAACACCCCGGCCGGCCGCATGGGCCGGCGCAGACCGACCACATCGCGGGCACCGCCGACTACACCGCGTCCAAGGAGGCGTTGAGCGGCTGGCTGGGTGTGCTGTCCGAGGAGCTCGCGCCGCGATCCGTGAAGGTCCTCGACATCCGCTCGCCGCATCTGGACACCGGTTTCACCGAACGGCCCCTGGCTGGGCAGGCGCTCGCCCTGCCGCCGGGCGCCGACGCGCTGAAGGCGGTGCACTGCCTGATGGACAGCATCGCCGCGGCCTGA
- a CDS encoding TIGR03842 family LLM class F420-dependent oxidoreductase, with product MDFGLVLQTDPPASEVVGLMRRAERNGFRHGWTFDSSVLWQEPFVIYSRILEHTTRLTVGPMVTNPGTRTWEVTASTFATLNDMYGNRTVCGIGRGDSAMRVAGRKPNTLARLGEAIDVIRDLAEGREADIGGQTLRLPWVRDGRLPVWMAAYGPKALALAGQKADGFILQLADPYLTQWMIKAVRDAAADAGRDPADVKICVAAPAYVGDDLAHAREQCRWFGGMVGNHVADLVAKYGEHSSMVPEALTAYIKAREGYDYSHHGRTGNPDTAFVPDEIVDRFCLLGPVEAHLERLRELRELGVDQFAVYAMHDAREDVIDAYGSSIVPEFS from the coding sequence ATGGATTTTGGACTCGTACTGCAGACCGACCCGCCCGCATCGGAGGTCGTCGGGCTCATGAGGCGAGCGGAGCGCAACGGCTTCCGCCACGGCTGGACCTTCGACTCGTCCGTGCTGTGGCAGGAGCCGTTCGTCATCTACAGCCGCATCCTCGAACACACCACACGGCTGACCGTCGGCCCCATGGTCACCAACCCCGGCACCCGCACCTGGGAAGTCACCGCGTCGACCTTCGCGACCCTCAACGACATGTACGGCAACCGGACCGTCTGCGGCATCGGACGCGGCGACTCCGCGATGCGCGTCGCGGGGCGCAAGCCCAACACGCTGGCCAGGCTCGGCGAGGCCATCGACGTCATCCGCGACCTCGCCGAGGGACGCGAGGCCGACATCGGCGGCCAGACGCTGCGGCTGCCGTGGGTCAGGGACGGCAGGCTGCCGGTGTGGATGGCGGCGTACGGCCCGAAGGCGCTCGCCCTCGCCGGGCAGAAGGCCGACGGATTCATCCTCCAGCTCGCCGACCCGTATCTGACCCAGTGGATGATCAAGGCCGTGCGGGACGCGGCCGCCGACGCCGGACGCGACCCCGCGGACGTCAAGATCTGCGTGGCCGCGCCCGCCTACGTCGGCGACGACCTCGCGCACGCCCGCGAACAGTGCCGGTGGTTCGGCGGCATGGTCGGCAACCACGTCGCCGACCTGGTCGCCAAGTACGGCGAGCACTCGTCGATGGTGCCCGAGGCCCTCACCGCGTACATCAAGGCGCGCGAGGGCTACGACTACAGCCACCACGGCCGCACCGGGAACCCCGACACCGCCTTCGTGCCCGACGAGATCGTCGACCGGTTCTGTCTGCTCGGGCCCGTCGAAGCGCACCTCGAACGGCTGCGTGAGCTACGGGAGTTGGGCGTCGACCAGTTCGCCGTGTACGCGATGCACGACGCGCGCGAGGACGTCATCGACGCGTACGGCTCCTCGATCGTCCCGGAGTTCTCCTAG
- a CDS encoding RNA polymerase sigma factor encodes MVVVDSAFSDDSRASDESAAPGHPLGDDQLAAAYLRWGRLVHQLARRALGDGPDAEDVTQQVFLAAWRGRHGYRPGAGGVAGWLVGITRHKVADALAARARRAALLAAVGAWQETPPVGGPGAEQVLDRVLVQRELALLPSPQQLVLRLAFYGDLTQSQISERTGLPLGTVKSHTRRGLRALREGLASAGPPRADVPETVRGERIRSARSA; translated from the coding sequence ATGGTGGTGGTTGACTCTGCCTTCTCCGATGACTCCCGGGCCTCCGACGAGTCCGCGGCCCCCGGCCATCCGCTCGGCGATGATCAGCTCGCCGCGGCCTATCTCCGCTGGGGGCGCCTCGTCCACCAGCTCGCCCGGCGCGCCCTGGGCGACGGTCCTGACGCGGAGGACGTGACGCAGCAGGTGTTCCTCGCCGCCTGGCGCGGCCGGCACGGGTACCGGCCGGGCGCGGGCGGAGTGGCGGGGTGGCTGGTCGGCATCACGCGGCACAAGGTCGCCGACGCGCTCGCGGCGAGGGCGCGGCGCGCCGCCCTCCTGGCCGCCGTGGGCGCTTGGCAGGAGACGCCGCCCGTCGGCGGGCCCGGCGCGGAACAGGTGCTGGACCGGGTCCTGGTGCAGAGGGAGCTGGCCCTCCTGCCTTCCCCGCAGCAACTGGTGCTGCGTCTCGCGTTCTACGGAGACCTGACGCAGTCCCAGATCTCGGAGCGGACGGGGCTGCCGCTCGGCACGGTCAAGAGCCATACGCGGCGCGGATTGCGCGCGCTGCGCGAGGGGTTGGCGTCGGCCGGGCCGCCACGAGCCGACGTTCCCGAGACAGTGCGCGGGGAGCGCATCCGATCCGCACGGTCGGCGTGA
- a CDS encoding biotin/lipoate A/B protein ligase family protein produces the protein MHGEYKVPGGKLVVVDLDVEGGELRNTRVAGDFFLEPDEALDAINGALNGAPTDTDAPGLAARVEAALPEGTVMYGLTSEGIGVAVRRALAHATDWTDYDWQLIHEGPQPPALHMALDEVLTQEVAAGRRPPTLRVWEWASPSVIIGSFQSLANEVDAQGAARHGIDVVRRISGGGAMFVEPGNTITYSLSVPDALVQGLSFQDSYAYLDDWVLGALADMGIKAWYQPLNDIATDAGKIAGAAQKRTVAPGGAPGAVLHHVTMSYDIDADKMLEVLRIGKEKLSDKGTRSAKKRVDPLRRQTGLPREAVIERMIDSFRGRYGLAEGKVTDEEMARAQELVRTKFTTAEWTARVP, from the coding sequence GTGCACGGTGAGTACAAGGTTCCCGGCGGCAAGCTCGTCGTCGTGGACCTGGACGTCGAGGGCGGCGAGCTGCGGAACACCCGTGTGGCCGGTGACTTCTTCCTGGAACCCGACGAGGCGCTCGACGCGATCAACGGGGCGCTGAACGGCGCGCCGACCGACACGGACGCCCCGGGCCTCGCCGCCCGTGTCGAGGCCGCGCTCCCCGAGGGCACCGTCATGTACGGCCTGACGTCGGAGGGCATCGGGGTCGCCGTCCGCCGCGCGCTCGCGCACGCGACGGACTGGACCGACTACGACTGGCAGCTGATCCACGAGGGCCCGCAGCCGCCCGCGCTGCACATGGCCCTCGACGAGGTGCTGACCCAGGAGGTCGCGGCGGGCCGTCGGCCGCCGACGCTGCGCGTGTGGGAGTGGGCGTCCCCCTCGGTGATCATCGGCAGTTTCCAGTCGCTCGCCAACGAGGTGGACGCTCAGGGCGCGGCCCGGCACGGCATCGACGTCGTGCGCCGCATCTCGGGCGGCGGCGCGATGTTCGTGGAGCCGGGCAACACCATCACGTACTCGCTCTCCGTCCCCGACGCCCTCGTGCAGGGCCTCTCCTTCCAGGACAGCTACGCGTACCTGGACGACTGGGTGCTCGGCGCCCTCGCCGACATGGGCATCAAGGCGTGGTACCAGCCGCTCAACGACATCGCGACGGACGCCGGGAAGATCGCGGGCGCCGCGCAGAAGCGGACGGTGGCGCCGGGCGGCGCGCCGGGCGCGGTGCTGCACCACGTGACGATGTCGTACGACATCGACGCGGACAAGATGCTGGAGGTGCTGCGCATCGGCAAGGAGAAGCTCTCCGACAAGGGCACGCGGAGCGCCAAGAAGCGCGTCGATCCCCTGCGCCGCCAGACCGGGCTGCCCCGCGAGGCGGTCATCGAGCGGATGATCGACTCGTTCCGCGGCCGGTACGGCCTCGCCGAGGGGAAGGTCACCGACGAGGAGATGGCGCGCGCCCAGGAGCTCGTGCGGACCAAGTTCACGACCGCGGAGTGGACGGCCCGCGTGCCCTGA
- the cydC gene encoding thiol reductant ABC exporter subunit CydC, translating to MTSYDSGRQGRPTVRLLRHLLPYWRRLLPAALAAAGSELAAVGLMATAAWLITRAAEQPPLAAVSVAIVAVRALALSRGALRYVDRLLGHDGVLRAVAGFRARVFEALVPLAPAGTPAFRSGDLLTRLVDDVDAAQDLLLRVMIPATAAFVVAAAATGTVAVLLPGAGVLLGLLLAVAGILVPAGVLVLSRRAGRAEKAARAELAAVTVDLTRGAADLAAYGARGRTHDRARAVTARIAALERHKALTTSLAQALVLVLQGVATVGVTWLALRAHAAGDLPAVQLAVLAVLALVSFDALAPLPAAARRFVEVRASAQRLADLFDTPAPVADPRTPDPLPTDVPLDVTITDLRVRHVQDGPPALDGASLSLPAGRRVVLVGASGSGKSTLIAALMRFVPYEAGSIRVGGRELSDCTGADARRAITGMTQDAHLFHATIRANLVLAAPDATDAELREAARRARILDWIESLPQGWETVLGGDGATVSGGQRRRLLLARALLADPPVLVLDEPTEGLDPDTAAEVLADILDATRGRTTLLVTHERAGLADADEIVTVDRGRIRPATPEDLESATDGLAAAAL from the coding sequence ATGACCTCGTACGACAGTGGGCGACAGGGGCGGCCCACCGTCCGTCTGCTGCGCCACCTCCTGCCGTACTGGCGCAGGCTGCTGCCCGCCGCCCTCGCCGCGGCCGGCAGCGAGCTCGCCGCCGTCGGGCTCATGGCCACCGCCGCCTGGCTCATCACCCGCGCCGCCGAACAGCCGCCCCTCGCCGCGGTGAGCGTCGCGATCGTCGCCGTACGGGCCCTCGCCCTCAGCCGCGGCGCGCTCCGCTACGTCGACCGGCTCCTCGGCCACGACGGCGTGCTGCGCGCCGTCGCGGGCTTCCGCGCCCGGGTGTTCGAGGCGCTCGTGCCGCTCGCCCCCGCGGGCACCCCCGCCTTCCGCAGCGGTGACCTGCTGACCCGCCTCGTCGACGACGTCGACGCCGCACAGGATCTGCTGCTGCGCGTCATGATCCCGGCCACGGCTGCGTTCGTGGTCGCCGCGGCCGCCACCGGCACGGTCGCCGTACTGCTGCCCGGAGCGGGCGTGCTGCTCGGTCTGCTGCTGGCCGTGGCGGGCATCCTCGTGCCCGCCGGGGTTCTGGTCCTGTCCCGCCGCGCGGGCCGCGCGGAGAAGGCGGCGCGCGCCGAACTCGCCGCCGTCACCGTCGATCTGACCCGGGGCGCCGCCGACCTCGCCGCGTACGGCGCCCGCGGCCGCACCCACGACCGGGCCCGCGCCGTCACCGCACGGATCGCCGCGCTGGAACGCCACAAGGCGCTCACGACATCCCTGGCCCAGGCGCTCGTGCTCGTGCTGCAGGGCGTGGCGACGGTCGGCGTCACCTGGCTCGCGCTGCGCGCCCACGCGGCGGGCGACCTGCCCGCTGTGCAACTCGCCGTCCTCGCCGTCCTCGCGCTCGTCTCCTTCGACGCGCTCGCGCCGCTGCCCGCCGCCGCCCGTCGCTTCGTCGAGGTTCGGGCCTCCGCACAGCGCCTCGCCGACCTCTTCGACACCCCGGCGCCCGTCGCCGACCCACGGACCCCGGACCCGCTGCCCACCGACGTACCGCTCGACGTGACCATCACCGACCTGCGGGTCCGCCACGTCCAGGACGGCCCCCCGGCACTGGACGGCGCGAGCCTGAGCCTGCCTGCCGGCCGCCGGGTGGTGCTCGTCGGGGCCAGCGGCTCCGGCAAATCCACCCTGATCGCGGCACTCATGCGGTTCGTGCCGTACGAGGCGGGGAGCATCCGCGTCGGCGGGCGGGAACTCAGCGACTGCACGGGAGCCGACGCCCGCCGGGCCATCACCGGCATGACGCAGGACGCGCACCTCTTCCACGCCACGATCCGCGCCAACCTCGTCCTCGCCGCCCCCGACGCCACCGACGCCGAACTGCGCGAAGCGGCCCGCAGAGCCAGGATCCTGGACTGGATCGAATCGCTGCCACAGGGCTGGGAGACCGTGCTCGGCGGCGACGGCGCCACCGTGTCGGGGGGGCAGCGCCGCCGTCTGCTGCTGGCCCGCGCGCTCCTCGCCGACCCGCCCGTCCTCGTCCTCGACGAACCCACCGAGGGCCTGGACCCGGACACCGCGGCCGAGGTGCTCGCCGACATCCTCGACGCCACCCGCGGCCGCACCACGCTCCTGGTCACGCACGAGCGCGCGGGCCTCGCGGACGCCGACGAGATCGTCACCGTGGACCGGGGCCGCATCCGTCCCGCCACCCCGGAGGACCTCGAATCCGCGACGGACGGCCTGGCCGCCGCGGCGCTCTGA
- a CDS encoding cryptochrome/photolyase family protein, with amino-acid sequence MHISVVLFTSDLRVHDHPPLRAAVSGADAVVPLFVRDRAIADLSDAGPNREAFLADCLADLDRQLRERGGRLVVRAGDLVEQVRSVVEAADADEVHMAAGVSSYAHARERRLREALERDGRRLYVHDAVVTAVAPGAVTPTGSDHYAVFTPYFRRWTAEGVRAVLAAPRTVRVPDHVRSQPYPSREDMDGLSTGLAEGGESAGRALWKAWLRNGIDQYTDTHDDLAGDATSKLSPHLHFGTLSCAELVHGARKRSSQGAEDFVRQLCWRDFHHQVLAARPRAAAADYRTRGDRWRSGKSADADIRAWQDGVTGYPVVDAAMRQLRHEGWMHNRGRLLTASFLTKTLYVDWRVGARHFQRLLVDGDLANNQLNWQWVAGTGTDSRPNRVLNPVTQAKRYDPDGTYVRRWVPELADLRGAAVHEPWKLPKETRAEYDYPEPIVDLSDGLQRFRRARGFE; translated from the coding sequence ATGCACATCTCGGTCGTCTTGTTCACCTCCGACCTGCGGGTGCACGACCATCCGCCGTTGCGTGCCGCCGTCTCCGGAGCGGACGCCGTGGTCCCGCTCTTCGTCCGCGACCGGGCCATCGCCGACCTGAGCGACGCGGGCCCCAACCGGGAGGCGTTCCTCGCCGACTGCCTGGCCGACCTCGACCGGCAGCTGCGGGAGCGCGGCGGGCGGCTCGTGGTGCGCGCCGGGGACCTCGTCGAACAGGTGCGGTCGGTCGTCGAGGCGGCGGACGCCGACGAGGTGCACATGGCGGCCGGGGTCAGCAGCTACGCGCACGCCCGCGAACGGCGGCTGCGCGAGGCCCTGGAGCGGGACGGCCGCCGCCTGTACGTCCACGACGCCGTGGTCACCGCCGTCGCCCCCGGCGCCGTGACCCCCACGGGCTCCGACCACTACGCCGTCTTCACCCCCTACTTCCGCCGCTGGACCGCGGAGGGCGTACGGGCCGTGCTCGCCGCCCCGCGCACCGTGCGCGTCCCGGACCACGTGCGCTCCCAGCCGTACCCCTCCCGCGAGGACATGGACGGCCTCTCGACGGGGCTCGCCGAGGGCGGCGAGAGCGCGGGCCGGGCCCTGTGGAAGGCGTGGCTGCGCAACGGCATCGACCAGTACACCGACACCCACGACGACCTGGCGGGCGACGCCACGTCGAAGCTGTCGCCGCATCTGCACTTCGGCACGCTGTCCTGCGCCGAACTCGTCCACGGCGCCCGCAAGAGGTCGTCCCAAGGCGCCGAGGACTTCGTCCGGCAGCTGTGCTGGCGCGACTTCCACCACCAGGTGCTCGCCGCCCGGCCGCGCGCGGCCGCCGCCGACTACCGCACGCGCGGCGACCGCTGGCGCTCGGGGAAGTCGGCGGACGCCGACATCCGCGCCTGGCAGGACGGGGTCACGGGCTACCCGGTCGTGGACGCCGCCATGCGTCAGCTGCGGCACGAGGGCTGGATGCACAACCGCGGCAGGCTCCTGACCGCGAGCTTCCTCACCAAGACCCTCTACGTCGACTGGCGGGTCGGCGCACGCCACTTCCAGCGTCTCCTGGTCGACGGCGACCTCGCCAACAACCAGCTCAACTGGCAGTGGGTGGCGGGCACCGGCACGGACAGCCGACCCAACCGGGTGCTCAACCCCGTGACGCAGGCCAAGCGTTACGACCCCGACGGCACGTACGTGCGCCGCTGGGTGCCCGAACTGGCCGACCTGCGCGGCGCGGCTGTCCACGAACCGTGGAAGCTCCCGAAGGAGACACGCGCGGAGTACGACTACCCCGAGCCGATCGTCGACCTCTCCGACGGACTCCAGCGGTTCAGGCGGGCCCGCGGCTTCGAGTGA
- a CDS encoding gamma-glutamyltransferase family protein — protein MFTTRPTLQGTFGMVSSTHWLASQSAMAVLEDGGNAFDAAVAAGFVLHVVEPHLNGPAGEVPVVLAPAGGEVRVLCGQGVAPAGATVDHYRSLGLDLVPGTGPLAAAVPGAFDAWMLLLRDHGTKSLADVLKYAIGYAEDGHAPVERVCETVETVRELFEREWPSSAEVYLPGGTPPRPGELFRNPALAATWRRLIAEAAAAGGVGGGASRVAEIEAAREVWRRGFIAEALVRQAGRPTMDTSGERHVGTLAADDLRGWEASYEAPVTYDWGGWTLCKAGLWSQGPAFLQQFALLPTSVAELPEYGSAEYVHLLVEGCKLAMADREAWYGDAAADGVAARELLSAEYNAERRRLVGEKASRDLRPGAPGGREPRLSAHALAVAAGDTPGADAWGGTAMAGAGEPTVAGDGGTRGDTCHIDIVDRWGNMLSATPSGGWLQSNPVVPELGFPLGTRLQMTWLEEGLPNSLTPGRRPRTTLSPSLALKDGVPVLAFGTPGGDQQDQWQVHFFLGVVMRDAVRGGLDLQGAIDAPNWHTEAFPGSFHPREMRAGSLTVESRTPPEVVEELRRRGHVVTVGGAWSEGRLCAVAREPGSGVLSAGANARGMQGYAVGR, from the coding sequence ATGTTCACGACTCGACCCACCCTCCAGGGCACCTTCGGCATGGTGTCGTCCACCCACTGGCTCGCCTCGCAGTCCGCGATGGCCGTTCTGGAGGACGGGGGGAACGCGTTCGACGCCGCCGTCGCCGCCGGGTTCGTCCTGCACGTGGTCGAGCCGCATCTGAACGGACCCGCGGGCGAGGTCCCCGTCGTCCTCGCGCCCGCGGGCGGAGAGGTGCGCGTCCTCTGTGGCCAGGGCGTCGCACCCGCGGGCGCGACCGTGGACCACTACCGCTCGCTCGGCCTCGACCTGGTGCCCGGCACCGGGCCCCTCGCCGCCGCGGTGCCCGGAGCCTTCGACGCGTGGATGCTGCTCCTGCGGGACCACGGCACGAAATCCCTCGCGGACGTCCTGAAGTACGCGATCGGGTACGCGGAGGACGGGCACGCCCCCGTGGAGCGGGTCTGCGAGACCGTGGAGACGGTGCGGGAGCTCTTCGAGCGGGAGTGGCCGTCCTCGGCCGAGGTCTACCTGCCGGGTGGCACGCCCCCGCGGCCCGGCGAACTCTTCCGGAATCCCGCGCTCGCCGCGACGTGGCGGCGGCTGATAGCGGAGGCAGCGGCGGCCGGTGGTGTGGGTGGCGGTGCGTCGCGCGTGGCGGAGATCGAGGCCGCGCGCGAGGTGTGGCGCCGCGGATTCATCGCCGAGGCGCTCGTGCGGCAGGCCGGACGGCCGACCATGGACACCAGCGGCGAGCGGCACGTGGGCACGCTTGCCGCGGACGACCTGCGCGGCTGGGAGGCGTCGTACGAGGCTCCCGTCACGTATGACTGGGGTGGGTGGACCCTGTGCAAGGCGGGTCTGTGGAGCCAGGGTCCCGCGTTCCTGCAGCAGTTCGCGCTGTTGCCGACGAGCGTCGCGGAGCTCCCGGAGTACGGGTCCGCCGAGTACGTCCACCTCCTGGTCGAGGGCTGCAAGCTGGCGATGGCGGACCGGGAGGCCTGGTACGGCGACGCGGCGGCGGACGGCGTGGCCGCGCGCGAGCTGCTGTCCGCCGAGTACAACGCGGAGCGGCGGCGACTCGTCGGGGAGAAGGCGTCGCGCGACCTGCGGCCCGGAGCGCCCGGCGGGCGCGAGCCGCGGCTCTCCGCGCACGCGCTCGCGGTGGCGGCCGGGGACACGCCGGGGGCGGACGCGTGGGGCGGTACGGCGATGGCGGGGGCCGGGGAGCCGACCGTGGCCGGCGACGGCGGAACCCGCGGCGACACCTGTCACATCGACATCGTCGACCGCTGGGGGAACATGCTGTCCGCCACACCCAGCGGCGGCTGGCTGCAGTCCAACCCCGTCGTGCCCGAACTGGGCTTCCCGCTGGGCACGCGGCTCCAGATGACGTGGCTGGAGGAGGGCCTCCCGAACTCCCTCACCCCCGGCAGGCGCCCGCGCACCACGCTGTCGCCGTCGCTCGCGCTCAAGGACGGGGTGCCGGTGCTCGCCTTCGGTACGCCCGGGGGAGACCAGCAGGACCAGTGGCAGGTCCACTTCTTCCTGGGAGTGGTCATGCGGGACGCGGTGCGCGGCGGACTCGACCTCCAGGGCGCGATCGACGCCCCCAATTGGCACACGGAGGCGTTCCCCGGCTCCTTCCACCCCCGCGAGATGCGGGCGGGCAGCCTCACCGTCGAGTCCCGCACGCCCCCTGAGGTGGTCGAGGAGCTGCGCCGCAGGGGGCACGTGGTGACGGTCGGGGGCGCGTGGTCGGAGGGCCGGTTGTGCGCGGTGGCGCGGGAGCCGGGGTCCGGAGTGCTGTCGGCGGGGGCGAATGCGCGAGGGATGCAGGGGTACGCGGTGGGGCGATGA
- a CDS encoding MerR family transcriptional regulator has translation MAAARQSEFEGVRMAGTALTTGTVARRLGVAPTTLRSWERRYGIGPADREQGRHRRWSPTDVGRVEEMCRLTALGVPPAEAARAALHEAKAEIPRPRRGGDSGALSLGNVRQECRGLARAAVRLDAPAVETQLATTVGEYGYTTGWEEVMAPALHAIGRKWASSGERYVEVEHLLSWHVSSALRRAPGAAPKDPAAPTPAGPVLLTCVPGEQHTLPLEALVAVLGERHVPTRMFGAALPAEALYEAVRRTGPSAVVLWAHSRNTADRALVRLITETEWGMRGARTHPAVLVAGPGWSPGAGTYGPGVERLTGLRTAANRIESLFAA, from the coding sequence ATGGCAGCCGCACGGCAGAGCGAGTTCGAGGGGGTACGGATGGCGGGCACCGCGCTGACCACAGGAACCGTCGCCCGAAGACTGGGCGTCGCCCCTACCACGCTCCGCTCCTGGGAACGGCGGTACGGCATCGGCCCCGCCGACCGCGAGCAGGGCCGCCACCGCCGCTGGAGCCCCACCGACGTGGGGCGCGTGGAGGAGATGTGCCGGCTGACCGCGCTGGGCGTGCCGCCCGCCGAGGCCGCGCGTGCCGCGCTCCATGAGGCGAAGGCCGAGATCCCGCGCCCGCGGCGCGGCGGCGACTCCGGCGCGCTGTCGCTCGGCAACGTACGCCAGGAGTGCCGCGGCCTCGCCCGGGCCGCGGTGCGGCTCGACGCACCCGCCGTCGAGACCCAACTGGCCACCACCGTGGGGGAGTACGGCTACACCACCGGGTGGGAGGAGGTCATGGCGCCGGCCCTGCACGCGATCGGACGGAAGTGGGCGTCATCCGGCGAGCGGTACGTGGAAGTGGAGCACCTCCTCTCCTGGCACGTCTCCTCCGCGTTGCGCCGCGCGCCGGGAGCGGCACCCAAGGACCCCGCGGCGCCGACACCGGCCGGCCCGGTGCTGCTCACCTGCGTGCCGGGGGAGCAGCACACCCTCCCGCTGGAGGCCCTCGTCGCCGTCCTCGGCGAACGACACGTCCCCACGCGGATGTTCGGCGCGGCCCTGCCCGCCGAGGCCCTGTACGAGGCGGTCCGGCGCACCGGCCCCTCGGCGGTGGTGCTCTGGGCACACTCACGGAACACCGCGGACCGCGCGCTGGTACGCCTCATCACGGAGACGGAGTGGGGCATGCGGGGCGCCCGGACCCACCCCGCCGTACTGGTCGCGGGACCCGGCTGGTCACCGGGCGCGGGAACGTACGGCCCGGGGGTGGAACGCCTCACCGGCCTGCGCACGGCGGCGAACCGGATCGAGTCGCTCTTCGCGGCGTGA